The Xenopus laevis strain J_2021 chromosome 7S, Xenopus_laevis_v10.1, whole genome shotgun sequence genome includes a window with the following:
- the gsto1.S gene encoding glutathione S-transferase omega 1 S homeolog (The RefSeq protein has 1 substitution compared to this genomic sequence) yields MAGSTKSLVKGSPAPGPVPDGSIRAYLMRFCPFAQRAKLVLVAKGIKHEVVFVNTLNKPDWFFEKSPFGLVPAIETSKGQLIYESAIVCDYLDEVFPGKKLTPEDPFQNAQQKMLLEHFSKASSLLFKIVGAKKNNEDTSAIKKEFLEKLIQFDQIVAKRNTPYIGGSSVSMADYMMWPIFERFGIFGVEDCLDKTPHLHQWYQLMLKDPAVQATITKPEVLEGFFKLYLQGNPESVDYGI; encoded by the exons ATGGCCGGATCTACAAAGAGCTTGGTTAAAG GCAGCCCTGCTCCAGGCCCAGTACCTGATGGATCAATTCGTGCCTACCTGATGAGATTCTGCCCATTTGCACAGAGGGCAAAACTTGTCTTGGTTGCCAAAGGAATCAA gcaTGAAGTTGTATTTGTCAATACACTGAACAAGCCTGACTGGTTCTTTGAGAAAAGCCCATTTGGTTTGGTACCAGCTATTGAGACCAGCAAGGGGCAGCTGATCTATGAATCTGCGATTGTATGTGATTATCTGGATGAGGTGTTTCCTGGGAAGAAACTCACTCCGGAGGACCCATTTCAAAATGCCCAACAGAAGATGTTGCTGGAACATTTTTCCAAG GCTTCAAGTTTGTTGTTTAAAATTGtgggggcaaaaaaaaataatgaagacacatCAGCGATAAAGAAGGAGTTCCTGGAGAAGCTGATTCAATTTGATCAG ATCGTGGCTAAACTGAACACTCCTTACATTGGTGGCAGCAGCGTCTCTATGGCTGACTACATGATGTGGCCCATTTTTGAACGATTTGGCATTTTTGGAGTGGAAGA CTGTTTGGATAAAACCCCTCACCTCCACCAGTGGTACCAGCTCATGTTGAAGGATCCAGCAGTCCAGGCAACAATTACTAAGCCAGAGGTTCTAGAAGGTTTCTTTAAACTTTACCTCCAGGGAAATCCAGAATCGGTAGACTATGGCATTTAA
- the gsto1.S gene encoding glutathione S-transferase omega 1 S homeolog isoform X1 produces MAGSTKSLVKGSPAPGPVPDGSIRAYLMRFCPFAQRAKLVLVAKGIKHEVVFVNTLNKPDWFFEKSPFGLVPAIETSKGQLIYESAIVCDYLDEVFPGKKLTPEDPFQNAQQKMLLEHFSKIVAKLNTPYIGGSSVSMADYMMWPIFERFGIFGVEDCLDKTPHLHQWYQLMLKDPAVQATITKPEVLEGFFKLYLQGNPESVDYGI; encoded by the exons ATGGCCGGATCTACAAAGAGCTTGGTTAAAG GCAGCCCTGCTCCAGGCCCAGTACCTGATGGATCAATTCGTGCCTACCTGATGAGATTCTGCCCATTTGCACAGAGGGCAAAACTTGTCTTGGTTGCCAAAGGAATCAA gcaTGAAGTTGTATTTGTCAATACACTGAACAAGCCTGACTGGTTCTTTGAGAAAAGCCCATTTGGTTTGGTACCAGCTATTGAGACCAGCAAGGGGCAGCTGATCTATGAATCTGCGATTGTATGTGATTATCTGGATGAGGTGTTTCCTGGGAAGAAACTCACTCCGGAGGACCCATTTCAAAATGCCCAACAGAAGATGTTGCTGGAACATTTTTCCAAG ATCGTGGCTAAACTGAACACTCCTTACATTGGTGGCAGCAGCGTCTCTATGGCTGACTACATGATGTGGCCCATTTTTGAACGATTTGGCATTTTTGGAGTGGAAGA CTGTTTGGATAAAACCCCTCACCTCCACCAGTGGTACCAGCTCATGTTGAAGGATCCAGCAGTCCAGGCAACAATTACTAAGCCAGAGGTTCTAGAAGGTTTCTTTAAACTTTACCTCCAGGGAAATCCAGAATCGGTAGACTATGGCATTTAA